A single genomic interval of Halobacillus halophilus DSM 2266 harbors:
- a CDS encoding ArgE/DapE family deacylase: MATSNELVRNKIEELWEEEKLFLKTLGSFSSTLGNEKGVQQFVYNYLQDMGLETEAITVDPDRLRKYENFGEPEWSYEDRPVVVGEWKNNGPKKGKSLILQSHMDVVSAEPEDQWETPPYSPVIKDGKMYGRGILDMKGGFAAIVMAVKALRESGVELGADLQIQSVIEEECTGNGALTLLDQGYTADGALIPEPTQSRLITSQVGVIWLRVKVKGAGAHVERAESAQNAIMKANKLMESLMEYREHINNRPKHPDFEHHPHPLNVSVGLIEGGNWASSVPTECTFEARVGFYPGTAPEDVKKEVEQWLLEAAEEDEWLKEAKPEVTFYGFSAPGYTISKEEELMEEMSASHYAVTGKQVEDLAFTATTDLRAFGEFNIPATCYGPSGGDMHAPNEYIELESLKEVAHTIADFVLRWCGEK; the protein is encoded by the coding sequence ATGGCAACCAGCAACGAGCTTGTGCGTAATAAAATAGAAGAGCTGTGGGAAGAAGAAAAGTTGTTCTTGAAGACGCTCGGAAGTTTTTCCAGTACATTAGGTAATGAAAAAGGCGTTCAACAATTTGTTTATAACTATTTACAGGATATGGGGCTGGAGACAGAAGCGATCACGGTCGATCCCGACAGATTGAGAAAGTATGAAAACTTCGGTGAACCTGAATGGTCCTACGAAGACCGCCCGGTTGTAGTAGGAGAATGGAAAAACAACGGACCGAAAAAAGGGAAAAGTCTCATCCTGCAAAGCCATATGGATGTGGTAAGTGCTGAACCTGAAGATCAATGGGAAACTCCGCCCTATTCGCCGGTAATAAAAGACGGAAAAATGTACGGCAGAGGGATTCTGGATATGAAAGGCGGATTTGCGGCTATCGTTATGGCTGTTAAAGCGCTCCGTGAATCTGGGGTCGAACTCGGTGCAGATCTGCAAATTCAGAGTGTCATCGAAGAAGAATGTACCGGGAACGGGGCCCTGACCTTACTGGATCAAGGATACACGGCAGATGGAGCCCTTATCCCTGAACCTACGCAATCACGTTTGATCACTTCACAGGTCGGAGTTATATGGCTTCGAGTGAAAGTAAAAGGAGCTGGTGCTCACGTAGAGCGTGCGGAGAGCGCGCAAAATGCGATTATGAAAGCGAATAAACTGATGGAATCGCTGATGGAGTACCGTGAGCATATTAATAACCGGCCGAAACATCCAGATTTTGAGCATCACCCTCATCCGCTCAACGTCAGTGTTGGTCTGATTGAAGGAGGAAACTGGGCCTCCAGCGTGCCGACCGAATGTACCTTTGAGGCGCGAGTCGGGTTCTACCCGGGAACCGCTCCAGAAGATGTGAAAAAAGAAGTCGAGCAATGGCTGTTGGAGGCTGCTGAAGAGGATGAATGGCTGAAAGAGGCGAAGCCGGAGGTTACTTTTTACGGTTTCTCAGCCCCGGGCTATACGATTTCGAAAGAAGAAGAGCTTATGGAGGAAATGAGTGCCTCGCATTATGCTGTAACCGGTAAACAGGTGGAAGACCTGGCATTCACGGCAACTACGGATTTGCGGGCGTTCGGTGAGTTTAATATCCCGGCTACTTGTTATGGGCCGAGTGGTGGGGATATGCATGCGCCTAATGAGTATATTGAGCTTGAGAGTTTGAAGGAAGTGGCGCATACGATTGCTGATTTTGTTTTGCGGTGGTGTGGAGAGAAATAG
- the gabT gene encoding 4-aminobutyrate--2-oxoglutarate transaminase translates to MTNKTVSKDDLQRKRKKYIPKGIGNGNTNIADYARGARVFDNEGREWIDFAGAIGTLNVGHTHPKVTEAVKNQADRYLHPGFNVIMYDSYINLAEKLCTITPGSFDKMAMLFNSGAEAVENAVKVARKYTNRQAVVSFERGFHGRTNLTMGMTSKVKPYKYNFGPYTPEIYQAPYPYMSNKPEQMTDEEYIDYSIMRFKEYFVTAVAPETVACIVMEPVQGEGGFIIPPKRFVQEVRDFCSEHGIVFVADEIQTGFARTGRLFASEHFDIEPDVMTLSKSLAAGMPLSAVVGKAEIMDASSPGELGGTYAGNPVACEAALAVIEVMEEENLSDKAEQIGATLEDKLEELKARHDYLGDIRRLGAMVAVEIIDAEGNPDKAKTGAITSYANNNGLLLLSAGVKGNVVRFLTPLVITDEELNKGLTILEQAFDEAAD, encoded by the coding sequence GTGACCAATAAAACAGTGAGCAAAGATGACTTGCAAAGAAAAAGAAAGAAATACATACCAAAAGGAATAGGGAATGGGAATACCAATATAGCCGACTATGCAAGAGGAGCAAGAGTATTCGATAATGAAGGTCGTGAATGGATTGATTTTGCCGGAGCCATCGGTACGCTTAACGTAGGGCACACACATCCAAAGGTGACGGAAGCCGTCAAGAATCAGGCGGACCGCTACCTTCATCCAGGCTTTAATGTGATTATGTATGACAGCTACATCAACCTGGCCGAAAAGTTATGCACGATTACCCCAGGTTCTTTCGATAAAATGGCCATGCTATTTAACTCCGGAGCCGAGGCTGTAGAAAATGCGGTCAAAGTGGCGAGGAAATATACCAATCGACAGGCTGTTGTTTCCTTCGAACGCGGGTTCCACGGACGTACTAATTTAACGATGGGAATGACGAGTAAAGTAAAGCCATATAAATACAATTTCGGTCCTTATACTCCGGAAATTTATCAAGCTCCATATCCTTATATGTCCAATAAACCTGAACAGATGACGGATGAGGAGTATATTGATTATAGTATCATGCGCTTTAAGGAGTATTTTGTTACCGCGGTCGCACCGGAAACGGTAGCATGTATCGTGATGGAGCCTGTCCAAGGTGAAGGCGGTTTCATTATTCCTCCGAAACGCTTTGTACAGGAAGTTAGAGACTTCTGCAGCGAGCACGGGATTGTTTTTGTGGCTGATGAAATCCAGACTGGTTTTGCCCGGACAGGACGGTTATTCGCAAGTGAACATTTCGATATCGAGCCGGATGTGATGACGCTGTCGAAATCCCTTGCAGCAGGAATGCCGTTAAGTGCGGTCGTCGGAAAAGCAGAAATCATGGATGCTTCTTCTCCAGGTGAACTCGGCGGAACGTATGCCGGCAATCCGGTAGCCTGCGAAGCGGCTCTTGCCGTTATTGAGGTTATGGAAGAGGAAAATTTAAGCGATAAAGCGGAACAAATTGGTGCTACACTGGAAGATAAATTAGAAGAGTTGAAAGCCCGCCACGATTATCTTGGCGATATCCGCAGGCTTGGGGCAATGGTTGCCGTAGAAATTATTGATGCGGAAGGGAACCCGGACAAAGCAAAAACGGGTGCGATCACATCCTATGCGAACAATAATGGACTGCTGCTGCTTTCTGCTGGTGTAAAAGGAAATGTGGTTCGTTTTCTTACTCCGCTTGTGATCACGGATGAGGAATTGAATAAAGGACTGACGATTTTAGAACAGGCTTTTGACGAAGCGGCAGACTAA
- the gabR gene encoding MocR-like transcriptional regulator GabR, with product MFFHIEKGAEQPAIYKQIYTHLRDLILDDQLSKKKLPSKRKLAQDLEVSLNSVAHAYEQLLAEGYIYSAERKGYFVEDITRYIKRDEEDVPFPEELKEERMNDRFQPEATFSHIATDAEHFPFKKWRKYQQKVMEHHRTQLALLPHPQGPYELRESIATMIALTRGVRTRPEQIVIGSGTQPLIHKLMSLQAKDTQVAVENPGYQRFYHLLKNMGFPVSPVGLDHQGISIQEIRESDPQWVFVTPSHQFPTGTIMPINRRIELLNWAAESPGRYIVEDDYDSEFKYGTDHIPSLQSLDQNQQVIYTGTFSKTLLPSLRISYMVLPPNLLKSYRNAFGDWIDGPSGLNLWTLKYFIDEGEYGRHVKRMNAYYKAKRATLIRELRQTFQDRITIHNIPAGLHFLVDMDTSLSYSEIEERAKDNKIILYTIRRFFLQDYEMTEKGKKKLVIGFANMEDDKVRESVRRLASLFS from the coding sequence TTGTTTTTCCATATTGAAAAAGGAGCCGAACAACCGGCCATTTACAAACAGATTTATACTCATTTGAGAGATCTGATCCTCGATGACCAGCTCAGCAAAAAGAAACTTCCGTCGAAAAGGAAACTGGCGCAGGATCTAGAGGTCAGCCTCAATTCAGTAGCACACGCCTATGAACAATTACTAGCCGAAGGTTACATCTACAGTGCAGAACGAAAAGGATATTTTGTTGAGGATATTACACGTTATATTAAAAGAGACGAAGAAGACGTTCCGTTCCCGGAGGAATTGAAAGAGGAACGTATGAATGATAGATTTCAGCCCGAGGCTACCTTTTCTCATATTGCTACCGATGCGGAGCACTTTCCATTTAAGAAATGGAGAAAGTACCAGCAGAAAGTCATGGAACATCATCGCACTCAACTAGCTCTCCTTCCACATCCCCAAGGACCATATGAACTTCGCGAATCGATCGCAACGATGATTGCTCTCACCAGGGGCGTCCGAACCCGGCCCGAACAAATTGTCATCGGATCTGGAACCCAGCCGCTGATTCATAAACTCATGTCCTTACAGGCAAAAGATACACAAGTGGCTGTCGAAAACCCGGGGTATCAGCGGTTTTATCATCTACTGAAAAACATGGGTTTCCCGGTAAGTCCGGTGGGTCTGGATCATCAGGGTATTTCTATTCAGGAAATTCGAGAAAGTGATCCTCAATGGGTGTTTGTTACTCCCTCTCACCAGTTTCCCACGGGCACGATTATGCCTATTAATAGAAGAATAGAGCTTCTAAACTGGGCAGCTGAGTCTCCTGGTCGTTACATTGTGGAAGACGACTATGACAGTGAATTTAAGTACGGAACAGATCATATCCCTTCCCTGCAAAGTCTCGATCAGAACCAGCAGGTCATCTACACTGGAACGTTTTCGAAAACGCTACTGCCGAGCCTGCGGATCAGCTATATGGTTCTGCCTCCCAATTTGTTGAAAAGCTACCGGAATGCTTTTGGTGATTGGATCGATGGCCCTTCAGGACTCAACCTGTGGACCCTGAAGTATTTCATTGATGAAGGGGAATACGGAAGGCACGTTAAGCGGATGAATGCCTACTACAAAGCAAAACGGGCTACGCTTATACGTGAGCTGCGCCAGACGTTTCAAGACAGGATAACCATTCACAACATTCCTGCCGGCCTTCATTTTCTAGTGGATATGGACACTTCTCTTTCCTATAGTGAGATTGAAGAGCGGGCCAAAGACAATAAAATCATATTATATACGATTCGCCGCTTTTTCTTACAGGATTATGAGATGACGGAGAAAGGGAAGAAGAAACTGGTGATTGGATTTGCGAATATGGAAGATGATAAGGTGCGGGAATCGGTGAGGCGGCTGGCTTCTCTTTTCTCATAG
- a CDS encoding FRG domain-containing protein, with the protein MSEIREIHVTSFVELHEAFAEYRRDNLWLFRGHSDIDWKLVPKAGREPYINSMDKNSFESWKRRAKEYLPTANSDWDFLSIAQHHGLATRLLDWTFNPLIAAFFAVNDNRETDACIFAYRNRYRERVIDTDYSDPFETDGIMKFKPNATARRITSQGGIFTIHGPPNLDLQDKFKDEGKLDKIIIGKEYRGELLFDLNHYGINHLSLFPDLDGLSRHVNFYMENQNFWVSQLD; encoded by the coding sequence ATGTCGGAAATAAGAGAAATTCATGTGACAAGTTTTGTAGAATTACACGAGGCTTTTGCTGAATATAGGCGTGATAACTTGTGGTTATTTAGAGGACATAGCGATATCGATTGGAAGTTGGTACCCAAAGCTGGAAGAGAACCATACATAAACAGCATGGATAAGAATTCTTTCGAATCTTGGAAAAGGCGTGCTAAGGAGTATTTGCCCACCGCAAACAGTGATTGGGATTTTCTCAGTATAGCCCAACATCATGGTCTAGCTACTAGATTATTAGATTGGACATTTAATCCTTTAATAGCAGCTTTTTTCGCTGTGAATGATAATAGAGAGACTGATGCCTGCATATTTGCTTATAGAAATCGTTACCGAGAGAGAGTAATAGATACCGATTATAGTGATCCTTTCGAAACAGATGGAATAATGAAATTTAAACCTAATGCCACTGCAAGGAGAATCACTAGTCAGGGAGGTATTTTTACTATACATGGTCCGCCTAATTTAGATTTACAAGATAAGTTTAAGGACGAGGGTAAATTAGACAAAATTATAATAGGTAAAGAGTATAGAGGAGAACTTTTATTCGATTTAAATCATTATGGTATTAACCATTTATCTTTATTCCCTGACTTAGATGGGTTATCTAGACATGTAAACTTTTATATGGAGAACCAAAACTTTTGGGTATCTCAATTGGATTGA
- a CDS encoding bacteriophage abortive infection AbiH family protein translates to MQVALLVGNGFDIQAGLKTRYADFYDYLRRKSLDDESLRENAIFNEINKNEELWSNFENALMELTNCCDPQDKAELTVDKLARDKDEIEDYLGEYLSTVNEEYRVDEYSKHIINEFKRSFSSLISILPLQRQEEISRILNLQSNTSTLWMNIIDFNYTLLFKDSYYLLPKDNPIAEINELTASNRKIQLKKKGYVKLHGDTKANMNLGGHVSQISESVKECEYRFFFDKEALEHVNGTNKYKFAKEFINSTSLYFVLGMSLGETDRGWWERIANLVARNPRRAVVIFEYNSYEAINNKPYLREPSIKRVKDRFLSYATELDDAQIESVSERIFVQYNSKLFNLGGLDKVEEGSQH, encoded by the coding sequence GTGCAAGTCGCTTTACTAGTCGGTAACGGTTTTGACATTCAAGCAGGGTTAAAGACAAGATATGCAGATTTCTACGATTATTTACGAAGAAAATCTCTAGATGATGAATCATTAAGGGAAAATGCCATTTTTAACGAAATAAATAAAAATGAAGAATTGTGGTCTAACTTCGAAAATGCGTTAATGGAATTAACAAATTGTTGCGATCCTCAGGATAAGGCAGAGCTTACAGTTGATAAACTAGCGAGAGATAAGGATGAAATTGAAGATTACTTAGGTGAATACCTATCGACTGTAAACGAAGAATATAGAGTAGATGAGTATTCAAAACATATTATTAACGAGTTCAAGCGGAGTTTTTCTTCATTAATTTCTATATTACCATTACAAAGGCAAGAAGAAATAAGTAGGATACTAAATCTTCAATCTAACACTAGTACTCTATGGATGAATATAATAGATTTCAACTATACTCTGTTATTTAAAGACTCTTATTATTTGTTACCTAAAGATAACCCTATAGCTGAAATAAATGAATTAACCGCATCAAACCGAAAAATTCAACTCAAGAAAAAAGGATATGTAAAGCTGCATGGTGATACGAAAGCAAATATGAATCTCGGAGGACATGTCTCTCAAATATCAGAAAGTGTTAAAGAATGTGAGTATCGCTTTTTCTTTGATAAAGAAGCTTTAGAGCATGTTAATGGAACAAATAAATATAAGTTTGCAAAAGAATTTATTAATAGTACAAGCCTATATTTTGTCTTAGGAATGTCTCTAGGAGAAACGGACAGAGGATGGTGGGAGAGAATTGCTAACTTAGTTGCTAGAAATCCTCGAAGGGCAGTGGTTATTTTTGAATACAATTCTTATGAAGCAATCAATAATAAACCTTATTTACGAGAACCAAGTATAAAGCGGGTTAAGGATCGCTTTTTAAGTTATGCTACTGAACTAGATGATGCGCAAATAGAGTCTGTTTCGGAAAGAATATTCGTGCAATACAACAGTAAGTTATTTAATCTAGGTGGATTAGATAAAGTAGAGGAAGGCAGTCAGCACTAA
- a CDS encoding Zn-dependent hydrolase: MEHVNTINEERLFRMLSKSSETGAIPENGLRRLALSDKDQEMRNIFKEWCNEAGLTLRVDDLGNMYASREGKKDLPPVVLGSHLDTQPAGGRFDGVLGVLLALEVIHTLNDNGIETERPLEIVNFTNEEGARFEPPMLGSGGIAGVFDQDYVYSRKDADGFRFLEELERIGYKGEKENRLGDFHSFLELHIEQGPILEDENKQIGVVEGVQGINWLEVTITGEADHAGPTPMHLRKDALMAAAEIMNQLEKEITTTDVTVTVGKISVSPNSVNCVPGEAHFTVDIRSANDDLRKEAFEGTMNTIRRVSQNRDVGVEMTELWETEKIDFDRSITEVIENSATELGYSSKRMLSGAGHDAKYVNNLGPTAMIFVPSVNGKSHVPSELTLDQDIVSGANTLYHTVLTLSNE; the protein is encoded by the coding sequence ATGGAACACGTGAACACGATTAATGAAGAACGATTATTCCGTATGCTTTCCAAAAGTTCAGAAACAGGGGCTATACCGGAAAATGGCCTCAGACGACTGGCTCTCTCAGATAAAGACCAAGAGATGAGAAATATATTTAAAGAATGGTGTAACGAAGCTGGATTGACGTTGCGGGTGGACGACTTAGGAAACATGTATGCCAGCAGGGAAGGAAAGAAAGACCTTCCTCCCGTGGTACTTGGATCTCACCTGGACACCCAGCCGGCAGGAGGCCGATTCGATGGCGTCCTCGGTGTCCTACTGGCTCTCGAAGTGATCCATACTTTAAATGACAATGGCATCGAAACCGAACGCCCGCTGGAAATCGTTAATTTTACGAACGAAGAAGGCGCCCGGTTTGAGCCGCCAATGCTCGGATCCGGAGGGATCGCCGGGGTGTTCGACCAAGACTATGTATATAGTAGAAAAGATGCGGACGGCTTTAGATTTCTAGAAGAACTGGAGCGGATCGGTTACAAAGGGGAGAAAGAAAACCGGCTCGGTGACTTTCATTCCTTTCTAGAACTTCATATTGAACAGGGTCCCATTCTTGAAGATGAAAACAAACAAATCGGCGTTGTAGAAGGGGTTCAGGGCATCAACTGGCTGGAAGTGACTATTACGGGGGAAGCGGATCATGCCGGTCCGACCCCGATGCATTTAAGGAAAGATGCGCTGATGGCCGCTGCAGAAATTATGAATCAGTTGGAAAAGGAGATCACGACTACGGATGTTACCGTGACCGTTGGCAAGATTTCCGTTTCCCCAAACTCGGTCAATTGTGTTCCTGGCGAAGCTCATTTTACCGTAGATATCCGAAGTGCCAATGATGATCTTCGAAAGGAAGCCTTTGAAGGAACAATGAACACGATTCGCCGTGTCTCTCAGAACAGAGACGTGGGCGTGGAGATGACGGAACTGTGGGAAACCGAAAAAATTGATTTTGATAGAAGTATTACAGAGGTTATCGAGAACAGTGCAACAGAGCTGGGGTATTCTTCAAAGAGAATGCTTAGCGGTGCCGGTCACGATGCCAAATACGTCAACAATCTTGGCCCCACGGCCATGATCTTTGTGCCGAGCGTAAACGGCAAAAGTCATGTACCCAGCGAATTGACACTGGATCAAGATATTGTGAGCGGAGCCAATACGCTCTATCATACGGTACTTACATTATCCAATGAATAA
- a CDS encoding sodium:solute symporter family protein, translated as MAITIFALVLLLYVVVGAFISRYVKNSDDFYTMGGRGSTILIVGTLAATYLSAATLLGIAGQSYKEGPLVIATLGSFGAWLGTLIAVVYMGRKMKALGCKTMPDFFDKRFNSKWVSIIAIIIMIVGLVGYGVIQFIGAGLVLSEITGINFQLLIVLFTIALIAFTAFGGMYGVVVTDTIMFFTMLAISIVIAPMIIGQAGFEQMKGLSETMPNYWTIGGTENRSIGWSISQFLVWIMFFACMPALVSRVFPAKNDFVILKTAIIGVFFAPFMQLTVFIAAGGMQVLQPGITPTDNAMIVGFMEFTPPAVAGVGLAALMASIMSTASTLFVLVGFALSRDLYERLFEKELNEKQSLTAARFGQIIVAVVICAIALARPSAIYWISIYAGSIFAVGWLPTIVASFEWKKMNSKAAMISMISGVASFLLFGELIRAGIMTLPTGVDELMLALLVSVLSLLGAGLVTKPNAHELNYYAEMKRSGMASITIKEFLKQPDGLQKIKKQYKQLVTVSVLFTFISVVVWGYFFIKLGL; from the coding sequence ATGGCCATTACGATATTTGCGCTCGTTTTATTACTTTATGTAGTTGTAGGAGCTTTCATCAGCCGTTATGTTAAAAATAGTGATGACTTTTATACCATGGGAGGAAGAGGGTCGACCATTCTCATCGTCGGTACGCTTGCGGCTACGTATCTCAGTGCTGCTACGCTGCTCGGGATTGCTGGGCAATCTTATAAAGAAGGTCCTCTCGTTATTGCGACACTCGGATCATTTGGTGCCTGGCTCGGAACGCTGATTGCTGTCGTCTATATGGGAAGAAAAATGAAGGCATTAGGCTGTAAGACGATGCCTGATTTCTTTGATAAGCGGTTCAACAGCAAGTGGGTCAGCATTATTGCTATTATCATTATGATTGTAGGACTGGTTGGTTACGGAGTGATCCAGTTTATTGGAGCTGGACTGGTACTCAGTGAAATAACAGGTATTAATTTTCAATTATTGATTGTCTTATTTACGATTGCGTTGATTGCCTTTACAGCCTTTGGCGGTATGTATGGAGTGGTCGTGACAGATACAATCATGTTCTTCACGATGCTTGCGATTTCAATCGTGATTGCTCCCATGATTATTGGACAGGCTGGGTTTGAACAGATGAAAGGTTTATCCGAGACCATGCCGAATTACTGGACAATTGGCGGTACAGAAAATCGATCGATTGGCTGGTCAATTTCCCAGTTTCTTGTATGGATAATGTTCTTTGCCTGTATGCCGGCGCTCGTGTCTCGCGTATTTCCGGCTAAAAACGATTTTGTCATTCTGAAAACAGCGATTATCGGTGTGTTTTTTGCGCCTTTCATGCAGCTGACCGTATTTATCGCAGCAGGTGGTATGCAAGTGCTTCAGCCAGGTATTACGCCTACGGACAACGCAATGATTGTCGGATTTATGGAATTCACGCCACCGGCAGTCGCGGGAGTGGGACTGGCTGCACTCATGGCTTCGATTATGTCCACAGCTTCTACATTATTTGTTCTGGTAGGTTTTGCTTTATCCAGGGACTTGTATGAAAGATTGTTTGAAAAAGAACTTAATGAAAAACAGAGCCTTACAGCAGCGAGGTTTGGTCAAATCATCGTAGCGGTCGTCATCTGTGCCATTGCTCTTGCACGTCCGTCCGCGATTTACTGGATTTCCATTTATGCTGGATCCATCTTTGCGGTTGGCTGGCTGCCAACGATCGTGGCATCTTTTGAATGGAAGAAAATGAACAGCAAAGCGGCGATGATCAGCATGATATCCGGGGTCGCTTCGTTTCTTCTCTTCGGGGAGCTTATCAGAGCAGGAATTATGACGCTGCCGACCGGTGTGGACGAACTCATGCTGGCACTGCTTGTCTCCGTACTATCTCTCTTAGGCGCTGGGCTGGTAACGAAGCCGAACGCCCATGAACTGAATTATTACGCAGAGATGAAGCGCTCAGGTATGGCGTCGATAACCATCAAGGAATTTTTGAAACAGCCGGATGGTCTTCAAAAGATCAAAAAGCAGTATAAACAGCTGGTTACCGTTTCTGTATTATTTACATTCATATCCGTCGTGGTATGGGGATACTTTTTCATAAAACTCGGACTCTAA
- a CDS encoding NAD-dependent succinate-semialdehyde dehydrogenase, with product MGNTIQVKNPATGNILKEVDVTSAADIETALRQGDEAFKSWSKVNAHERSNLLKKWSAKIKEETEQLAEVMTLESGKPLKESRGEVAYAASYIDWYAEEAKRIYGRTVPSHTETKRIVVTKEPVGLVAAITPWNFPAAMMTRKAAPALAAGCTFVVKPAEETPLTTIRLVQLAHEVGIPKDVVQYVNGHGAEVGPIFTDSPLVRKITFTGSTPVGKLLMKNSAATMKHVSMELGGHAPLIVAKDADIDFSVEQTLASKFRNAGQTCICANRVLVHEEIADEFSEKLTARVKELNVGNGLLEETDVGPVINAGGYEKIHTQIEDAVNKGANVLYGHQYDKDDEKGYYFVHPTVLENVGEGMDIMQEETFGPVIPLTTFRENEEAVDIANNTPFGLAAYFFTNDYRTGIYYQEHLKFGILGWNDGAPSAAHAPFGGMKESGIGREGGPEGIEPYIETKYLSIGGIE from the coding sequence ATGGGGAATACGATCCAAGTGAAAAACCCGGCAACCGGGAATATTTTGAAAGAGGTAGATGTGACCTCAGCTGCAGATATTGAAACAGCCTTAAGGCAGGGAGATGAGGCCTTCAAATCGTGGTCAAAGGTGAATGCCCATGAGCGGTCTAATCTACTGAAAAAATGGTCGGCCAAAATTAAAGAAGAAACGGAACAGCTGGCGGAAGTGATGACTTTGGAGAGTGGAAAGCCGCTTAAAGAATCCCGTGGAGAAGTCGCCTATGCGGCAAGCTATATCGATTGGTATGCGGAAGAAGCGAAGCGGATTTACGGCAGGACCGTTCCCTCTCACACGGAAACGAAGCGGATTGTCGTAACAAAAGAGCCGGTCGGTCTTGTGGCCGCTATCACGCCGTGGAACTTCCCGGCAGCGATGATGACGAGAAAGGCTGCTCCAGCGTTAGCTGCAGGGTGCACATTCGTTGTGAAACCTGCTGAAGAGACGCCGCTCACGACGATTAGACTTGTTCAATTAGCCCATGAGGTCGGAATCCCGAAAGATGTGGTTCAATACGTAAATGGCCACGGGGCAGAAGTTGGGCCTATTTTTACAGATAGTCCACTCGTCCGTAAGATTACTTTTACCGGCTCCACGCCCGTCGGTAAATTACTGATGAAAAATAGTGCAGCAACGATGAAGCACGTATCGATGGAACTTGGAGGCCATGCTCCGCTTATCGTAGCCAAAGATGCTGATATTGACTTTTCTGTCGAACAGACGCTTGCTTCGAAATTCCGGAACGCCGGCCAGACGTGTATTTGCGCGAATCGCGTGCTCGTCCATGAAGAGATTGCTGACGAATTTTCAGAGAAACTTACCGCACGCGTCAAAGAGCTTAACGTCGGAAATGGTCTACTTGAAGAAACAGATGTTGGGCCGGTTATTAATGCGGGTGGTTATGAAAAGATCCATACGCAGATTGAAGATGCCGTTAATAAAGGAGCAAATGTTCTCTATGGTCATCAATACGATAAAGATGATGAAAAAGGCTATTATTTTGTTCATCCTACTGTACTCGAAAACGTTGGTGAAGGGATGGACATCATGCAGGAGGAAACGTTTGGCCCGGTCATTCCACTGACCACTTTCCGCGAGAATGAAGAAGCGGTGGACATTGCCAACAATACCCCGTTCGGGCTGGCAGCTTATTTCTTCACGAATGATTATCGAACCGGTATCTATTATCAGGAGCATCTGAAGTTCGGGATTCTCGGCTGGAATGATGGGGCACCGTCTGCGGCACATGCGCCATTCGGTGGTATGAAAGAGAGCGGCATCGGACGTGAGGGCGGTCCTGAGGGGATTGAGCCTTACATTGAAACGAAGTATCTTTCCATCGGAGGCATTGAATAG